Proteins encoded within one genomic window of Thermodesulfobacteriota bacterium:
- a CDS encoding MFS transporter, translating into MEQPIRTSKSALLLVVTVTTFMGPFMVSGVNIILPAISREFAAGAVLMSWVANAYLLATAVMLVPMAKIADMNGRKKIFVAGITLFSLATILIALAPTLWLLIGLRALQGVGAAMISVTGIAIIAAVFPPAQRGRAIGITVAAVYTGLSSGPFAAGYLSAVWGWRSVFTVTFPVGLLSIYLAMAMIKDEWTPARGQPLDVAGICLYGLSLILFMPGLSNMPSPNGFLLLFASLAVFCLFIRQEMKFDCPVVEISLFRNNRGFSFSSLAALINYAATFAVAFYLSLYLQFIKGMTPQTAGLVLICQPVMMAIFSPLAGRLSDRFEPALIASAGMALCATGLFLLGRITAATAIGDIVGTLLLLGLGFALFSSPNMNAIMSSVQPAHYGLASGTVATMRLIGQMLSMAVATMFLAILIGPEQITPANHHCFMLSLHLGFATFCSLCLIGIWFSSARGNIQRS; encoded by the coding sequence ATGGAACAGCCGATCAGAACATCCAAGTCGGCGCTGCTGCTGGTGGTTACGGTGACCACATTCATGGGACCGTTCATGGTTTCCGGGGTCAACATTATTCTGCCGGCCATCAGCCGGGAGTTTGCCGCCGGGGCCGTGCTCATGAGCTGGGTAGCCAACGCCTATCTGCTGGCCACCGCGGTCATGCTGGTGCCCATGGCCAAAATCGCGGACATGAATGGACGAAAGAAAATATTTGTGGCGGGCATCACCCTGTTCTCCCTGGCCACCATTCTCATCGCCCTGGCCCCGACCCTGTGGCTGCTCATCGGTCTGCGAGCCCTGCAGGGCGTGGGCGCCGCCATGATATCCGTCACCGGCATCGCCATCATCGCCGCGGTTTTCCCGCCGGCCCAGCGCGGCCGGGCCATCGGTATTACCGTCGCGGCCGTATATACCGGACTTTCTTCCGGTCCTTTTGCCGCCGGATATCTTTCGGCGGTCTGGGGCTGGCGGAGTGTCTTCACCGTCACCTTTCCGGTGGGGCTTCTGTCGATTTACCTGGCGATGGCCATGATCAAAGATGAGTGGACCCCCGCCCGGGGGCAGCCGCTGGACGTGGCCGGAATCTGCCTGTACGGTCTTTCGCTGATCCTGTTCATGCCCGGTCTTTCGAACATGCCGTCACCTAACGGCTTTCTTCTGCTATTTGCCAGTCTGGCGGTATTCTGTCTCTTTATCCGGCAGGAGATGAAATTTGATTGTCCGGTAGTGGAGATCAGCCTTTTCCGCAACAATCGCGGATTTTCCTTCTCCAGTCTGGCGGCGCTGATTAATTATGCCGCCACTTTTGCCGTCGCTTTTTACTTGAGCCTGTATCTTCAGTTCATTAAAGGCATGACCCCTCAAACCGCCGGTCTGGTCCTGATATGTCAACCGGTCATGATGGCTATTTTTTCCCCGCTGGCCGGACGGCTCTCCGACCGCTTTGAACCGGCCCTGATCGCTTCTGCGGGCATGGCCCTGTGCGCCACCGGGCTGTTCCTGCTGGGCCGGATCACAGCCGCCACGGCCATTGGCGATATTGTCGGGACCCTGCTGCTGCTCGGCCTGGGTTTTGCCCTCTTTTCCTCGCCCAACATGAACGCCATCATGAGCAGCGTCCAACCGGCCCATTACGGCCTGGCCTCCGGCACCGTGGCCACAATGAGACTTATCGGCCAGATGCTCAGCATGGCCGTGGCCACCATGTTCCTGGCCATCCTGATCGGACCGGAGC
- a CDS encoding alginate export family protein, whose protein sequence is MAQGVQGKLTFGANIRFRYEYQDNFNQLYYGDDPAKGNARDGFVLGRLRTGLDYNPDPDIHLSLWMQNAEVWDSALTDSDFYSSRFGMEDNPNKDRWEMWDTYLEIKKVFNLPVSVKGGRQRICYGDNRVFGPGEWGNSGRWVWDAVKWSYGFEGGFADIYYGKTQLHEPNEFSLNHRHGFESGGFYGHFDLPVKRFPVALEPFLMTKQDDHDRYRGEDQRTGDFDSWYGGIRAGEADKKEFDYDLTYISQAGAFAHDDIEAYGYHLLAGYTFSEIGMKPGLSMEYSFASGDSNPVDGKKETFDGAFGARDMMYGRMNFFHWQNIKDAQVNLEVRPHEKLFIKTEFHKFRLAEREDAWYLNAQAYRDKSGRSGDEVGRELDIVTTFDLSKKQQFQVGFGHFRPDEFAGKVASDKESNWFFCQWSYKFSRAIL, encoded by the coding sequence ATGGCTCAAGGTGTTCAGGGGAAACTCACCTTCGGCGCCAATATCCGGTTCCGGTATGAGTATCAGGATAATTTTAATCAATTATATTACGGAGACGACCCGGCTAAAGGGAACGCCAGAGACGGGTTTGTTCTCGGTCGGTTGAGAACGGGGCTTGATTATAACCCGGACCCGGACATCCATCTTTCCCTCTGGATGCAGAATGCCGAAGTCTGGGACAGCGCCCTTACAGATAGTGATTTTTACAGCAGCCGGTTCGGCATGGAGGATAACCCCAACAAAGATCGCTGGGAAATGTGGGATACTTATCTTGAAATCAAAAAAGTGTTTAATCTGCCGGTTTCCGTTAAAGGCGGCCGACAACGGATATGTTATGGGGATAACCGCGTTTTCGGTCCCGGTGAATGGGGCAACAGCGGCCGCTGGGTATGGGATGCGGTAAAATGGTCCTATGGCTTTGAGGGCGGGTTCGCGGATATATACTATGGAAAGACGCAACTCCACGAACCCAATGAGTTCAGCCTCAATCATCGCCACGGGTTTGAAAGCGGCGGTTTTTATGGTCATTTCGATCTGCCCGTGAAACGGTTTCCGGTGGCGCTGGAGCCTTTTTTGATGACAAAACAGGATGATCATGACCGTTACAGAGGAGAGGATCAGCGGACCGGCGATTTCGATTCCTGGTATGGGGGTATCCGGGCCGGTGAAGCAGACAAAAAGGAATTTGACTATGATCTCACCTATATCTCACAGGCAGGCGCGTTCGCTCATGATGATATCGAAGCTTACGGTTATCATCTGCTGGCGGGTTATACCTTTTCGGAGATCGGCATGAAGCCCGGTCTCAGCATGGAATACAGTTTCGCCTCCGGCGATTCCAATCCGGTTGACGGGAAGAAGGAAACATTTGACGGGGCCTTCGGCGCCCGGGACATGATGTACGGCCGGATGAATTTTTTCCACTGGCAGAATATAAAAGACGCCCAGGTCAACCTGGAGGTCCGGCCGCATGAAAAACTTTTTATTAAAACCGAGTTCCATAAATTCCGCCTGGCGGAAAGGGAAGACGCCTGGTATCTCAACGCCCAGGCCTATCGGGATAAAAGCGGCCGATCCGGAGATGAAGTGGGAAGAGAGTTGGATATCGTGACGACCTTTGACCTGTCCAAGAAGCAGCAGTTTCAGGTTG